CGCCTGCTTGAGGGCGTTCGAGGTGTCGTCGCCGGCATTCGCCAGCCCGATCACGTCGGCGCCCGACCCTTGCGCCTGGAGCAGGAAGGACGAGAAGTCGGCGGTGCCGAGGGGATGGCGCGAGCCTCCCGTCACGCTGCCGCCCATGGCCTTCACCTCCTCGGCGGCCGAGCCTTCGAGGTCCTTGCCGAAGGTGTAGTCGGCGGTGAGGAAGTACCAGGTCTTGGCCCCCTGCTGCACCAGGGCCTTCGCCAGGGCATGGCCGAGGGACCAGGTGTCGTAGGTCCAGTGCACGGTGTTGGGCGAGCATTGCTTGCCGGTGAGCTCGGCGGTGCCGGCGCCCGAGCCGATGAACACCTTGTTCTTCTCCCGCGCCAGGTTCGCGACGGCCAGCGCGACGGCCGAGTTCGGCACGTCGACGATCAGGTCGACGCCGTCCTGGTCGAACCAGCGCCGGGCGATCGAGGCGCCGATATCGGTCTTGTTCTGGTGGTCGGCCGAGACCAGCTCGACCGGGCGCCCGGCCTTGGCTGCAAAATCCTCGATGGCGAGTTGCGCCGCGATGACCGAGCCCTGGCCCTGGTAGTCGGCGTAGGGCCCCGACATGTCGTTGAGGACGCCGATCTTCACCGGCCGCTCGGCGGCGAATGCCGGGCTGAGGAGGGATAGGAGGGCGGCGAGAGCCGGGGCGAACCGGCGGATGGGGCGACGGGGCATGGTTTCCTCCGGGGGTGATGAGGCCGGTCTTGATGCCGGTTCCTGGGATTTAGTTGCGGGAAATCTCTGTCTTTGCGAATAAAGAGAAGTCGCGGGCTCCTCTCTCCCACACGGGAGAGGGGAAGTAGGCTTGACTTGTTGCGCGCCGCGCTTCCCCTTCTCAAAGACTGTTTAATAGGATTTGCTTGGAAAGATCTGATGGTGGGGATGATTTATCCTACCCTCACACCTCATCCTGAGGTGTTAGTCGATCGAAGATCGAATGACCTCGAAGGAGTGCTCCAGGGAACGCAGAGATTTCTGGAGCCCTCCTTCGAGGCTCCCGTTGGTCGCACCTCAGGATGAGGTAGGAGGGCAGGACAGTCTCGGTCTCCTCAAGTCTTAAGTAGAAAATCTCGCTCAAGCATTCTCTCAGGGTCATTCCGGGCTCCGCTGCGCGGCCCCGGAATGACGCGGAGGGTCGCAACGGCGGAGCGAAGAAAAGAGAGGCGTCTCCCCTACTCCCGCACCTTCTTCGCCCGCCCCTCCAGAAACTCCGCCAGCCGGCGCTTCGCCTCGGCATCGCTCTGCGCCACCGCGGTCATCAGGGCCTCGGTGAGGTACCCGGTCGCCGGGTCG
This sequence is a window from Methylobacterium sp. SyP6R. Protein-coding genes within it:
- a CDS encoding ABC transporter substrate-binding protein is translated as MPRRPIRRFAPALAALLSLLSPAFAAERPVKIGVLNDMSGPYADYQGQGSVIAAQLAIEDFAAKAGRPVELVSADHQNKTDIGASIARRWFDQDGVDLIVDVPNSAVALAVANLAREKNKVFIGSGAGTAELTGKQCSPNTVHWTYDTWSLGHALAKALVQQGAKTWYFLTADYTFGKDLEGSAAEEVKAMGGSVTGGSRHPLGTADFSSFLLQAQGSGADVIGLANAGDDTSNALKQAAEFGIAPAQRLAGLILNITNMPALGLKATQGVYIVTPYYWDLTDGTRAFAARYAARHPRHAMPNDMQAGVYSAVEHYLKSLGTVKDAGDGRTVVAAMKAMPTDDPIFGPGRIREDGRKLHPMYLLTTKTPAESKGGWDYFKPVRTVPADEAWRPLAEGGCPLVKG